In the Mesorhizobium sp. genome, one interval contains:
- a CDS encoding MFS transporter, with product MTPETHRTAILPVGALSGLTAAVTAFALAQGLSYPLFTFLMQRQGMTPAEIGLSAAMTPLGLILSAMFVPGLVRRLGGRRLAVIAALSGAMLFLLVGVMQNWIAWYPLRFLIGLAINPLYILGEVWMMALAPDARRGRIMGIFNAVTGVGYAAGPLTLTLVGTNGWPPLSVAILGFSACAMLLFLTTKGLRGFEPDEEGTPASGIWSFWKLAPALLLAVGVSAATQQSAYSLMPVFGTGYGLDEARLAALITMLSLGNILLQVPLGFLAERVGARTMIVACAALNAACVLFLPYLITGPLVWPVLLIMGGVGYGVYTMSLVELGSRFRGQALVAGNSAFALMWGVGGIAGPPGTGAAIQTFGPIGLPMVSAGLSALLIVFAIYRAVVRKVS from the coding sequence ATGACCCCAGAGACTCACAGGACGGCGATACTGCCCGTCGGAGCCCTTTCCGGCCTGACCGCGGCGGTGACCGCGTTCGCGCTCGCGCAAGGCCTGTCCTATCCGCTTTTTACCTTCCTGATGCAGCGGCAGGGCATGACGCCGGCTGAAATCGGCCTCTCCGCGGCCATGACGCCGCTGGGGCTGATTCTTTCCGCGATGTTTGTGCCCGGCCTCGTCCGCCGTCTCGGCGGGCGCCGGCTGGCGGTGATCGCGGCGCTCAGCGGCGCGATGCTGTTCCTCCTGGTCGGCGTCATGCAGAACTGGATCGCCTGGTATCCGCTGCGTTTCCTGATCGGGCTGGCAATCAATCCGCTCTACATCCTCGGCGAGGTCTGGATGATGGCGCTCGCCCCGGATGCGCGCAGGGGCAGGATCATGGGAATCTTCAACGCAGTCACGGGCGTTGGCTATGCGGCGGGCCCGCTGACGCTGACGCTGGTCGGAACCAACGGCTGGCCGCCGCTCTCCGTCGCGATCCTTGGCTTTTCGGCCTGCGCGATGCTGCTCTTCCTGACCACCAAGGGCTTGCGCGGTTTCGAGCCGGACGAGGAGGGGACGCCCGCGTCCGGGATCTGGAGTTTCTGGAAGCTGGCGCCGGCGCTGCTGCTGGCCGTCGGCGTGTCGGCCGCGACCCAGCAGAGCGCCTATTCGCTGATGCCGGTGTTCGGCACCGGCTACGGTTTGGACGAGGCCAGGCTCGCCGCGCTGATCACCATGCTTTCGCTCGGCAACATCCTGCTGCAGGTGCCGCTCGGCTTCCTGGCGGAGCGGGTGGGGGCTCGGACAATGATCGTCGCCTGCGCCGCGCTCAATGCGGCGTGCGTGCTCTTCCTGCCTTACCTCATCACGGGGCCGCTCGTCTGGCCGGTGCTGCTGATAATGGGCGGTGTCGGATACGGCGTCTACACGATGTCTCTGGTCGAACTGGGCAGCCGCTTCAGGGGACAGGCCTTGGTGGCCGGGAACTCGGCCTTCGCCTTGATGTGGGGCGTCGGCGGGATTGCCGGACCGCCCGGCACGGGCGCCGCGATCCAGACGTTCGGGCCGATTGGCCTGCCGATGGTGAGCGCGGGGCTCAGCGCTCTCCTGATCGTCTTCGCGATCTACCGGGCAGTTGTGCGCAAGGTGTCTTGA